The following DNA comes from Synergistaceae bacterium.
GCTGAAGATGGAGAGGCCCATTCCGGCGGCCTCGACGAGGCTCACGTTCTGCCTTACATGGTTCTCAAGCACCACGTCGCCGAAGTGCCTGCGGACCTCCTCCTCTACCTCCCTGGCCATGATGATCTGCGGGTTGTGGCGGGTCAGAAGTATATTGCCTATACGC
Coding sequences within:
- a CDS encoding ParA family protein, whose amino-acid sequence is RIGNILLTRHNPQIIMAREVEEEVRRHFGDVVLENHVRQNVSLVEAAGMGLSIFSYDDGSNGAKDYAKVADELLERWKRDG